One Paenibacillus sp. FSL W8-0186 genomic window carries:
- a CDS encoding AraC family transcriptional regulator: MDQALRRSLKESKTHGDERLPFGTYWYQFGPGEHVVDCHWHEEAEFFYCLEGETLFQVDTDYFVVRAGEAVFIDGGDIHAAHAHGEQGCSFFTLVFGTNMLSSAYYDAVQENLILPLQERKATFPRHISGKHDYGQPLLQHLAAIMDSCEARAPGYEGSVKGHLYLMLSELAVRGQLCNRAATTGNDSFKIERLKKVIHYIQQNYDQQIRLSELAALIPMSEGQLCRFFKSMTRQTPMDYINSYRIRQAVELLREPDRKISDIALEVGYDNISYFIRVFRKAMNCSPSEFRKKWFESIEA, encoded by the coding sequence ATGGATCAAGCATTGCGCCGCTCTCTGAAAGAGAGCAAGACTCATGGCGACGAAAGATTGCCATTTGGCACCTACTGGTACCAGTTCGGCCCAGGCGAGCACGTCGTGGACTGCCATTGGCACGAGGAAGCTGAGTTCTTCTACTGCCTGGAGGGAGAGACGCTGTTCCAGGTAGACACCGATTATTTCGTCGTGCGGGCCGGCGAAGCCGTATTTATCGACGGCGGCGATATTCACGCCGCGCATGCCCATGGAGAACAGGGCTGCTCTTTTTTTACGCTCGTATTTGGAACGAATATGCTGTCCAGCGCTTATTATGACGCTGTTCAGGAGAATTTAATTCTTCCGCTGCAGGAAAGAAAAGCCACGTTCCCCCGTCATATATCCGGGAAGCATGATTACGGACAACCCTTGTTGCAGCACCTGGCAGCGATCATGGACAGCTGCGAGGCAAGAGCTCCCGGATATGAGGGTTCTGTCAAAGGGCATCTCTATCTTATGCTCTCGGAATTAGCGGTACGTGGCCAGCTGTGCAACCGTGCGGCAACGACCGGCAATGACTCCTTCAAAATCGAGCGGCTGAAAAAGGTCATCCATTACATTCAGCAGAACTATGACCAGCAAATCCGGCTCTCCGAATTAGCCGCGCTCATTCCGATGAGCGAAGGACAGCTGTGCCGCTTCTTCAAATCCATGACCCGGCAGACCCCGATGGATTACATCAATTCCTACCGAATCCGGCAAGCCGTCGAGCTGCTTCGGGAGCCTGACCGCAAAATATCCGACATCGCTCTTGAGGTAGGCTATGACAATATCAGCTATTTCATCCGGGTATTCCGGAAGGCGATGAATTGCTCACCTTCAGAATTCCGTAAAAAATGGTTCGAATCGATCGAAGCTTAA
- a CDS encoding glycoside hydrolase family 3 C-terminal domain-containing protein — protein sequence MENHYQFPFQNPDLPLNERVNDLISRFTTEEKIQLMCQYQAEIPRLGVNKYKHGTEGAHGVAWLGEATVFPQNTGLACTWNPELMHEIGTVIADEARVYYQRDPAINGLTIWAPTVDMERDPRWGRTEEAYGEDPCLTGRLTTELIKGMQGDHPFYYKTVATLKHFYGNNNEIDRGSASVSIDPRNKREYYLKAFEAPFREGRAGSMMTAYNGINGTPCNLNNEVNEIVKGEWGMDGFVVGDAGDVLGTVMDHGYVQSYAEAVAGSVKAGIDSITDDQDISFQALRDALEQGILAESDLDHALRNTFRVRFRLGEFDPDERNPYSHVPESKLCAPEHSALSRRAAQESIVLLKNEGLLPLPKGQGSVAVIGPLANEAYTDWYSGTPAYKITPLQGVMEQLGTSRVHFSTGNNRVRLRSAESGNYISVAPEDGQLRADTVSAEQAEVFECTDWGWDSLTLRALGNGKFITERDHGQGGGIAAVSEEASGWFVKEVFSFAKGEKDALVMKSWEGKAIIEDENKRLVVTKVEQGAAAVSGFYVEVVQDGLKEAVDTAKSADTAIVFVGNSPFINGKETTDRADITLPPSQHALIQAVHAANPNTVVVIVGSYPFAVNWEKEHVPSIIFTSHGGQELGHAVGDVLFGDYNPAGRLNMTWYKSASELPDMMDYDIIKGKRTYQYFEGEALFPFGHGLSYTEFSYSDLTLSAVKISENESVTVSVNVRNAGQLDGDEVVQLYVRANQSRVVRPLKTLSGFRRIHLAAGASAAVTFELNSADLAFWDVTRDRYCVERGTYTLMVGRSSGDIMLETSLEVEGEQIPPRMAAAPVRAVNYDDYEGVFIDECREGGESVACKSEEGWIAFHDVEFGSQAQRFEARVSGAIRGGEIEIALDAADGPAAAQCRVLPTGGPQAWTTISVPVEAVSGRRQLYLRLKGEVRLSWFRIV from the coding sequence GTGGAGAATCATTACCAATTTCCATTTCAGAATCCCGATTTGCCGCTGAACGAGCGGGTGAACGACCTAATCTCGAGATTTACGACGGAAGAGAAGATTCAATTAATGTGTCAATACCAAGCGGAGATTCCCCGGCTGGGCGTAAACAAATACAAGCATGGCACCGAAGGGGCGCACGGTGTGGCCTGGCTTGGCGAAGCGACCGTGTTTCCGCAAAATACGGGCCTTGCCTGCACGTGGAATCCCGAGCTGATGCATGAAATCGGCACGGTCATTGCCGATGAAGCCCGGGTGTACTACCAGCGTGATCCGGCCATCAACGGCCTGACGATTTGGGCGCCGACGGTCGATATGGAGCGCGATCCCCGCTGGGGCCGGACCGAAGAAGCGTATGGGGAAGATCCGTGCTTGACCGGGCGCTTGACGACCGAGCTAATTAAGGGAATGCAGGGAGACCATCCTTTCTACTACAAGACGGTAGCCACCTTGAAGCATTTCTATGGGAACAATAACGAGATCGACCGCGGCAGCGCTTCGGTCAGCATCGACCCCCGGAATAAGCGCGAGTACTATTTGAAGGCGTTTGAAGCGCCATTCCGTGAAGGTCGTGCTGGCTCGATGATGACTGCGTATAACGGCATCAACGGGACGCCGTGCAACTTGAATAATGAAGTCAACGAAATTGTCAAAGGCGAATGGGGCATGGACGGCTTTGTTGTCGGCGATGCCGGGGACGTGCTGGGAACGGTCATGGATCACGGTTATGTCCAGTCTTATGCCGAGGCGGTCGCAGGCTCGGTGAAGGCGGGAATCGACAGCATCACCGATGACCAGGACATTTCATTCCAGGCGCTGCGCGATGCGCTGGAGCAAGGCATTCTGGCAGAGAGCGATTTAGATCATGCGCTGCGCAACACCTTTCGGGTTCGCTTCCGTCTAGGAGAGTTCGATCCGGATGAGCGCAATCCTTACAGCCATGTGCCGGAGTCGAAGCTTTGCGCGCCGGAGCACTCGGCCCTGTCGCGGAGAGCGGCTCAGGAATCGATCGTGCTGCTGAAGAACGAGGGACTGCTGCCGCTGCCGAAGGGGCAGGGCTCCGTTGCCGTGATCGGACCGCTTGCAAATGAGGCCTATACCGACTGGTATAGCGGCACGCCGGCATACAAAATTACGCCGCTTCAGGGCGTGATGGAGCAGTTAGGCACGAGCCGGGTCCATTTTTCTACGGGAAATAACCGGGTTCGTCTTCGCTCCGCCGAGAGCGGAAATTATATTTCCGTTGCTCCCGAAGACGGGCAGCTCAGAGCGGACACGGTATCTGCCGAGCAAGCTGAAGTATTCGAATGCACGGACTGGGGCTGGGACAGCCTTACGCTGCGGGCGCTGGGCAACGGCAAATTTATCACAGAACGCGACCACGGACAGGGCGGAGGCATTGCTGCTGTCTCGGAGGAGGCCAGCGGCTGGTTCGTCAAAGAGGTGTTCAGCTTCGCCAAAGGCGAAAAGGACGCGCTCGTCATGAAATCCTGGGAAGGCAAGGCAATCATCGAGGATGAGAACAAGCGGCTGGTCGTCACCAAAGTAGAGCAGGGTGCTGCAGCTGTAAGCGGATTTTATGTAGAGGTCGTGCAGGACGGGCTGAAGGAGGCTGTCGACACGGCGAAATCTGCCGATACGGCCATTGTATTTGTCGGCAACAGTCCGTTCATCAACGGCAAGGAAACGACGGATCGCGCCGACATTACGCTGCCGCCATCACAGCATGCCTTGATTCAGGCCGTACATGCAGCCAATCCCAATACCGTTGTCGTTATTGTCGGCAGTTACCCGTTTGCGGTCAATTGGGAGAAGGAGCATGTTCCTTCTATTATATTTACATCGCATGGGGGACAGGAGCTTGGACATGCGGTGGGCGACGTGCTGTTCGGAGATTACAATCCGGCTGGACGTTTGAATATGACCTGGTACAAATCGGCCTCCGAGCTGCCGGACATGATGGACTATGACATCATCAAGGGCAAAAGAACCTACCAATACTTCGAGGGCGAAGCGCTGTTTCCTTTTGGTCATGGACTCAGTTATACCGAGTTCTCATACAGTGATTTGACATTAAGCGCCGTTAAAATATCCGAAAATGAGTCCGTCACCGTATCCGTAAATGTGCGCAACGCTGGGCAACTGGACGGTGACGAGGTCGTTCAGCTGTATGTCCGCGCGAACCAGTCCCGGGTTGTACGCCCATTGAAGACGTTAAGCGGGTTCCGGCGCATCCATCTGGCCGCCGGGGCATCGGCTGCAGTAACGTTCGAGCTGAATAGCGCCGACCTGGCCTTCTGGGACGTAACCCGGGATCGTTATTGTGTGGAGCGCGGAACATATACGCTGATGGTCGGTCGTTCCTCCGGGGATATCATGCTCGAAACGTCCCTTGAGGTTGAAGGAGAACAGATTCCGCCGCGGATGGCCGCAGCCCCGGTGAGGGCTGTAAACTATGACGACTACGAGGGCGTCTTCATCGACGAATGCCGCGAGGGCGGCGAGAGCGTGGCCTGTAAGTCTGAAGAAGGCTGGATCGCGTTCCATGACGTGGAGTTCGGAAGCCAGGCTCAGCGGTTTGAAGCGAGAGTATCGGGAGCTATCCGGGGCGGCGAGATCGAAATTGCGCTGGATGCCGCGGACGGGCCTGCCGCAGCCCAGTGCCGCGTGCTGCCGACCGGCGGACCACAGGCATGGACGACGATATCGGTTCCGGTCGAAGCGGTTTCTGGCCGCCGGCAGCTGTATTTGAGGCTGAAGGGCGAGGTCCGGCTTAGCTGGTTCCGGATCGTTTGA
- a CDS encoding response regulator transcription factor → MIDVLIVDDEPKLREGLRAFIDWEALGYRVADTAANGNEALEKYAVCRPGLVIADIRMPGMDGLQLIQRLRELDPLLHILILSGYADFDYAKKAIAHRADGYLLKPVDEDELMEYLRGIKAAIEEERASEEWQHATKEWTREALIHMLLTNTEPTSDDRRQLKDRAEELGLIWNCYQVLLVALHDELTESVLYLLRRAMAETFEQDDRGLVFELYGQVGVLLKEPLLAIEREGVYRSIRTAIGETGVEFTVALGSKAGSLDEIAGSYSAARELIKLHFFLDDGKLLCQDDKHSEYEEGCSEVLPSETLTDQIYYAVDIGNMKAVKSLVRQTGRSLVAEGYSETDIKRRFVEILTSVMGKGLQQHPELQQHSKPFSDMLAEIYHMRSIYSLYDKIDDFFQQLMNSLGEKDRHREVKIMLDLIERNFSDNLKLETLSGVLNYNSAYLGKLFKNETGEYFNTYLDKVRIEKAKSYLEAGYKVYQVAEKVGYTNVDYFHSKFKKYVGTSPSAYRRHASSE, encoded by the coding sequence ATGATTGACGTCCTGATTGTGGATGATGAGCCGAAGCTGAGAGAAGGACTTCGCGCGTTTATCGATTGGGAAGCTCTTGGTTACCGGGTAGCGGATACGGCGGCCAATGGAAACGAAGCGCTGGAGAAGTACGCAGTTTGCCGGCCGGGGCTCGTTATTGCTGATATTAGAATGCCGGGCATGGACGGGCTCCAGCTTATTCAGCGCCTTCGTGAGCTGGATCCCTTGCTTCATATCCTGATTCTAAGCGGATATGCGGATTTTGACTATGCCAAGAAGGCCATCGCTCATCGGGCCGACGGTTATTTGCTTAAACCCGTCGACGAGGACGAGTTGATGGAGTACCTCCGGGGGATCAAGGCGGCGATCGAAGAGGAACGGGCATCGGAAGAATGGCAGCATGCCACGAAGGAGTGGACGAGGGAAGCTTTGATTCATATGCTGCTCACGAATACGGAGCCTACGTCGGATGACCGCCGCCAGCTGAAGGATCGGGCCGAGGAACTGGGGCTAATATGGAATTGCTACCAGGTGCTGCTTGTCGCTTTACATGACGAATTGACGGAATCGGTGCTTTATCTGCTGAGAAGGGCTATGGCCGAGACCTTCGAGCAAGATGACCGGGGCCTTGTTTTCGAGCTTTACGGGCAAGTCGGCGTACTGCTGAAGGAACCGCTGCTTGCTATAGAGAGGGAAGGCGTATACCGCTCCATCCGGACTGCCATAGGTGAGACAGGCGTAGAATTTACGGTGGCGCTTGGCTCCAAGGCAGGTTCGTTGGATGAAATAGCCGGTTCCTACAGCGCTGCGCGCGAACTGATCAAGCTGCATTTTTTTCTTGATGATGGGAAACTGCTATGCCAGGACGATAAGCATAGTGAGTATGAAGAGGGTTGCTCCGAGGTTCTCCCATCCGAAACTCTAACGGATCAAATATATTATGCCGTCGATATCGGCAATATGAAAGCCGTGAAATCACTGGTTAGGCAGACTGGGCGCAGCTTGGTTGCGGAAGGATATTCCGAGACAGATATCAAACGCCGTTTCGTGGAAATTTTAACCTCCGTTATGGGCAAGGGGCTGCAACAGCATCCTGAGCTTCAGCAGCATAGCAAGCCCTTCTCGGATATGCTGGCCGAAATATATCATATGCGCAGCATCTATTCACTGTATGACAAGATCGATGATTTCTTTCAGCAGTTGATGAACAGCCTGGGGGAGAAAGACAGGCACCGCGAAGTCAAAATCATGCTCGACCTGATCGAACGGAATTTCAGCGACAACCTGAAGCTGGAGACGCTGTCGGGCGTCCTGAACTATAATAGCGCCTACTTAGGCAAGCTGTTCAAGAATGAGACGGGGGAATACTTCAATACCTATCTAGACAAGGTTCGGATCGAGAAGGCGAAATCTTATCTTGAGGCCGGTTATAAGGTGTACCAGGTAGCCGAGAAGGTCGGCTATACGAACGTCGATTATTTTCACTCCAAATTCAAAAAGTACGTAGGCACTTCTCCGTCCGCTTATCGCCGGCATGCGAGCAGTGAGTGA